The nucleotide window tcatctctttctcttttctgcTCTGCTTAACTGTTTATGCAGGATACGATTGCCCAGATTCCATTTGTGGGAATAACCACTTTGACATACGATTTCCTTTTGGAATAGAAGGGCGCCAGAACCTTCAGAACTGTAGCTATCCTGGTTTCAGTCTTATATGCAGCGATCAAGGTAGATCAATTCTAAGTCTTCCAGGTGCAGGAGATTACTATGTGCGTGATATAGATTACGGAACCCAAGAAATACAACTCCACGATCCATCTGATTGCCTCCCAAAACGTCTGATGAATTTCagcacttctttttcttcttcttcacctttCAAAGCTGTTGCCTATCGGAACTATACTTTCTTGACTTGTTCAACCAATTCGGTTTTGTCTCGGTTAAATGTCATCAGTTGTCTAAGCAATTCCACTACTTCAACTTTAGCTACTACTTCTCCAAGTGTTGCGAGCCAAATGATAAGTTTGTATAGCTGTAGCATAATCAACAGTTCATCCGTTCCTGCTTCATGGGCATTCCAATACCAATCAGATTTTTTAACGGACCTTATTACCGATCTTGTGTTAACATGGGATGAACCAAACTGCCAAGAGTGTGAAGTAAACCAAGGTGTTTGTGGGTTCAAGAATGCCATTATCAGAGAAATTCAATGCTTTGACAGTCCTGGAAcaggtaaatattttttcaattagaGTCTCCTTTCGTTTATTCTTCTGTTATTCCATTTGAGTAGCTAAGAGTAGGATCAGTCAAGCAATTATGCCTTACTGGATGGGTTGACAATCTGCCTCCTAGTAACTCACCCTTAGGACAAACTATACTTAGGGCAATCACATAGGCGGATTTCAAGGGTAGGTGAGAGTActcaaaaataatgtaaattaatatgtttttttacccctccctaggagctcccaccttTTTTCTCCATTGTGACTTGAACTCACAACCTTCGGGTTGGAATTGAGGGGTGCTTACAATCGGAGCAACGGCAACACTGGCTTGTCAATTAATATGGTTAAGGACTCGTTGCCTTGATTAGTAGGAAGCTTTTGGAGTAAAGCTGGTTTTTAATGGATAATGCGGAAATAACTATAGTACTTATTCTGATGTTATATGAATCTAGTATTACTTATCCCACTGGGAATAAACATTTTTGTATTCATCACAAATATTGGTAAGTGCATTTGGCAAATTTGAAAGGCCAAGCTGCCCCTTATTTTAATACAGTAATCAAATGTCAATCCTTATGAAAAAGCTGACTTCTATTCAAGTAGTATTGTATTATTCAGCAACTAGCTGATTGATTGAGATCGTGCAAATGAAATATGTCATTGTATCACTTCCGTATAGATTGTAACAATTGAATAAACTGATAGTTAATGAATTAGTGAAATAGTCCAATAACTTCATATATCACTCAACACGGTTAAACGACTGAGCCTGGTGTATTTGCAATTTAAGTTATATTAACAATAATAAATCTACAAGATAAAATATGACTACGTTTTTGCCTCAAAATTACCATAATTTTCACTTGCAGGTAACAAAAGGCCGGTTCAACAAGTTCTCAAATTTATTGCCATAACCTTGCTTATTCCAGGCATCACATGTTTAATTGGTGTATCATGTTACTTCTGTTTGGAGTATAGCCGATCCAGCCGTGCCTCCGGTTCAATCCAAAGCATCACCACCAGAACAACAGTAGCACCACAACCGGCTACTGGCCTCGATGACTCGACAATCGAGTCCTACACAAAAGTAGTCCTAGGAGAGAGTGGGAGAGTTCCAGGTCCCAATCATGGGAGTTGTCCAATATGCCTTGCAGAGTACCATCCAAAAGAGATAGTGAAGTGCATACCTGAATGTGAGCATTGCTTTCATGCTGAATGCATTGATGAATGGTTAAAGATTAATGGTTCTTGTCCTGTTTGCAGAAACAATCCTTCTCCTGCTCGAGTAACTTCGCTTCTTCTTAGCGCGTAGTTTGTTTTACATATTGCATTTTGAAATTTGTAAATCCCAATGTGAAGTTGTAAATATGCTTATTGGGCGTAAATTAACATCCTTGTGGTTTAGAAGAAGCTTAGCTGGTTCTCCTCATTCAAATACTATGTTCACATGCCATGTCCAAAGATTGAAGTTTTCAGAtaaattttgtgaaaattttTCATTTGCTTCTCTTTCATGGGCATTTGATAGTGTCTACTACGacctttctttaattttgtgatgatcgttataaaaaaaatataccttgatatattttgtctCATCAACAAGACTTCTATGATTGGCTACGAAAACCTATGATAACCCCTTATGCAGTAGCAGTCAATAAATTTGCAACAAATGAAGTCAAGAAAGAATGATGAAACTGTTACCATCAGAACATCTGAGCAATTTGGTAGGCAGAAAGTTATTGGATATCTGTACTGCTGCGAGAATGCAAGGTCCTGATGGATAGTTGGAGGTGCCCCAAATGGACTCGCGGACCAccattagaaaaataaaatcagtaaATGCCAGATATAACTCTATAAATGACACAATTGCTCCACTTTCAACTAGTTGTGAATTGGCTTTTCCACCATGTTATACCTagcaaattcaaataaaatgtaatATTGTTGCCCAGCCATTCTTGTTTTGTATACAACACTAATCATTcacaggaaaaaaaaatcataatctgTGTATCTTAAGTCCCTCAATTATGGTTTGTGCTTTCTTGTACTCGCAATCTCCCATGGAAGTGACTTAATGATATATTAACACAACTATTAAGCATTTACTACTACTTGTTATGAGTAATCTGTATCCTTTCAGCTTTATTCAGGCTCATACATGTCCTTATGTTTTtgtattcacttttttttttaactgtaGTGTTTACCTGCGCCAACATGTCCTCTCATACACTCCATTCAACTCTATAATTCAAGttggattttatatatatgttgtttgaACTGGCTCATTATAACATCTTTGGCATGAACACCAACTCAAacttttgacttttgaaatAACTGCAGTTATAAATAAATGGAACTCTCTATGCCCCTTCGCTATTTCTAATATAATCACCCTGTCCATATCGAAATTAATTCTTGACACATATGGACAATTTGCTAGTCCTCTCtgtctcttttcttctcttttcatcTGTGTATGCAAAAAATGATTGCCCTGGGGTTTCCATTTGTGGAAATAATCCTTTTGAAATACGATTTCCTTTTGGATTAGAAAGGCCACAAAATCAGCACTGTACATATAATACTGGTTTCAATCTAAAATGCAATAACCAAGGGAAAGCAATTATAAATCTTCCAGGTGCAGGGGATTTCTATGTACGCGATATCAACTACCTCACGCAACAAATTCAACTCTACGATCCATATGATTGCCTTCCAAAACGGCTTACTAAATttcaacttccttcttcttctgtCTTCAAGCCAGTTTACTATCGAGACTATACTTTCTTGACTTGTTCGACAGATTTGATCAAGTCGTATTACAGTGTACATATTATTGGTTGTATGAGTAATTCTACTAGCTCAACTTTGGCTACTTCTTACGGGGGTTTTGTTTTATCAACAATAGAGAGTTTGTATAGCTGCAGTGTAACAAGCACTGTGTCTCTTCCTGTCTCGTGGACTTATAATGAAGAGGACGTTTTCACAAGTAAGCTTAATAATGATCTCGTGTTAACATGGCCTGAAACAGGTAAATATCTTTTTATTCATACACAAGTATACGTTGGCTAACAGTGTCAATCAACTCTGCTCGAATCTTGATTAGCTTAAGTTGGCAATCAGAGGCAGACTCAGGATATGTAGATGCCGTGGTCACCATTATCTTAACATAAAGCCAACAAAATTTTCAATGACTGATTAAGGGATAATACCATGTTGAACTGATCACTTGATAGCCTGAGCTGTCACAAAAACACAAGTATATTGGTAAAATATGGTTTCTGcactaaatataattaaactTTAACATAGTTGAAACAATTTGAGTGAATGGCATAACTTAGTGATTAAGGTTGTGCAAAATGTATGATTAAATATATACTAATACCTTCTTAGGGTATATACACATATTTTAAGTTAACGAGTGTAGGTGCAGCTCCACCATTCACCGTGGGTTGGCCTCTGAAGGCGGTGAATACTTTCAagataaataagtaaaataggaagaataatgtcatttatgcattgattttgtgaaacTACAAGTATTAAgaaacatctatttttagtaaggacgcatataaataggaatagagggagtaattGATTATACAATTAGAAGTAATTAGTTAGAATTACTAGGGCTATTAGATAAAAGTATTCAACGAAAGCTATGAAATTTTATGGGGTCAAGATATTCTTAGGAAAGGAAAAAGGATAGCTTATGGATAATGCAAAAATAATCTTGTACTAATTGTTAAATTGGTAGAATCAACTGTGAATAACCATTGACCAAACTTATTAAAAAGTTCATTTTTAAATGTGAAGCTTACCCTTCTTATATATTAATCCAATATTGTCAAACTTTATGGAAGAATAATTTAGACATTTATATTTAAGTGTTTATGTATTGATCGTGCAGAAGATGATGTATATAATTCTATTACcttaatgaaattaattaattcagaATTAACGAAAGGTTTGGAATATTGAGAATCtgattaaaattaattttaagctAAAAGGGTAAGGTTATATCATTGACTGAACACGTCAGTTGTTTGTGGAAATGgcttcaaacttttttttaagcCTAAGCATGGCGTATTTATTTAACAATAATAAGTTTAGTAACATTCTTTTGCCTTAACGTTAccatgatttattttttgttgcagGTAGTACAAAAGCTATAAAAATTTTCCGAATTGTTGCACTATCCTTAGTGATACCTGCTCTCATGTGTTCATTGGTTTTGACATGTTACATATGCTATAAGAAAAGTCAAGAGGCGGCTGCTCTCCCGAACACTAGTGTCGGGGGAGCAGCCGTAGTGCCACGACCGGAAATGATTATCGGTCTAGACGATTTGACGATCGAATCGTACACAAAAGTTGTCGTAGGAGAAAGTCGGAGAATTCCAGGGCCAAATCATGGAATTTGTCCAATATGTTTGGCAGAGTACCATCCAAAAGAGACAGTGAGATGCATACCTGAATGTGAACATTGTTTTCATGCTGAATGCATTGATGAATGGTTAAAGATTAAGGGTACTTGTCCTGTTTGCAGAAGTAATCCTTCCCCTGTTCATCTTAATTTTTCATAACACATTTCCCCCACATCTCCAGTCTTGTctgtatatttatttatctttcaaatcatactttttttttcgcTACATTGGCCTGTTTGGACATGATTTCAAATCAGGTAGATTTTTTCAAGTTGTAATAAGATATCAAAATGTTCTAAGGCGTTAAATTAATAAATCTATGTCTTTTTATAAGTATTtcttctgtttcaatttgtttgtctgactCTATATgtagtttaagaaagtaaataatttgaatattgtggacttaaactaaagatatgtttCAAAAATCCAAAGGCCTTTAATCTTGTGGACATGCCAtgtgaaaagttgaaaaaaaaagtttccaaacaaactaaaaatgaaattaagacAAACAAATCGAAATATGGTAGTAGTAAATATTTGGGATTATGTGTTatcacaaacttttaaatacacTTAATTTTACAAAGATTCAACAGTTCAATAAATCaataacggaaaagggtcaaaattatccCTGAACTTTAGGCGAAGGTATAAAAATATTCTCCATCCatcttttgatttaaaaatacccttctaCTCATTTTTTAGTCTAAATATACCTTTCATTCACTTTTTTGGCTCATTTATACCCTTGAAACTAACAAacatctctttatttttatttttttaatatttattatgtgtcattttcttattggatgAAATAAAAATCACCTTTACtaaatttttgtataatttattcAATACCTCTTCAAGaccccaaaaaatattttaaagaaaatctaataattgttgtatttactttggttttgtattaaaatttgttttagataattaatatattataaaaaatacaagtaaTGCCCCAATTATAGaaacatattatattatttataaatcatACGCAGTGTctatcttcctttttttttaaaaaataaaaaataaatgataagttaatttttttactaataatCTTTGTGATAACTAATTTCAAAGAGAGTTCCATAAGAAATTGTAATTAAagattaactcaatttttttttaaaaaaagatagataCTCGTAGCCCGTATGGATaagaaaagtagaaaaagagagaaaattttataatgtattatagacaaaataaaattattatgattatgacattattaatttgtttatgtaatattaagtatttatattatgtttagagtcttgatttaattaattaaatcttagccatttatttttctttatgccATATGTCTTTCAATCCAAATAAGAATTTGgggaaaatagagaaaaatcaaatccaaaaataaaataataataataataaaaagctACAATAAATACTGAAAACTACtagatttctttaaaaaataaaaataaattgaggtCTTGAAGaggtatattttttttgacttgGATAAATTATGGGTAAAAATTTAGttgagatgagtttatttatttcatcCGATAAGAGATTTGacacacaataaatattttttttaaaaaaataaataaataaagagaggGGTATTAGTTTCAAGGGTATGAGTGAGCCAACTTATAGTTCAATGGTATTTTTGGTCCTGAATCAACAATAGTAATAAACCTTTTCCGAATCAACAATATATAAACTTATGGGTCATTCATAGTTGAATGTTGAAAAACCACTCTAACACCCCCTTCACGTCCAGGCCCAATTGGAGTGTGACCGGGAGTCCAAACGGGGATGAACTGACTCAGATActatgtaaagatatgacacataagcctaactcaaccccaaaagctagctcatgaggttATAATTGCCCAAatccatataaggaaatcacCCGTTCATTCTCCAACCAATATAGAACTTTTACCActctaaccaaaaaaaaaaaaaactgttaaGCCCAACGAATACAGTTTTAATACTAAACaaatatttgattatatttcGCCTCATCAACAAGACTTCTATGAGTGACAACCAAAAGCAATGAATTATGATAACCCCTTATCTGAGCAGCTTTGGTAGACATAATGTTAtcctattcatttttttcttttgactcTAGCGTTTACCTGTCCTCTTTCAGTCTATTCAACTctataatataaaatagattttatatttgttgtttGAACAGGCTCACTATAACATCTTTGGCATGATCACCACTCAAGCTTTTGACTTCTGAAACaactaataaataaatggaACTCGCTATGTCTTTGCTATTTATAAATTCTAGTTCTAGTCTAATATAATCAGCCTATCCGTATTGATATTCATTCAATTGAAAAATATGGACAATATGCTAGTCTTCTTtgtctcttttcttctcttttcatcTGTCTATGCAAACTATGATTGCCCCCTGGATTCCATTTGTGGAAATAATCGTTTCGATATACGATTTCCTTTCGGATTACAAGGGCCACAAAATCTTCAACATTGTACATATCCTGGTTTCAATCTCAAATGCAACAATCAAGGCAGAGGAATTCTAAATCTTCCAGGTGCAGGGGATTTCTACGTGCGCGATATCAACTACCTCACACAAGAAATTCAACTCTATGATCCATCTAATTGCCTTCCGAAAAGGCTCATTGATTTTCAAATGCCTTCTCTTTCTGTCTTCAAGTCTGTTTCCTATCGGAACTATACTTTCTTGACTTGTTCGACAGACTTAGTCAGGTCTCGGTTCAGTGTTATTGATTGTATGAGTAATTCTACTATCTCCACTTTGGCTACTTCTTCAATAAGCCTTGCAAACCAAATGAAGATGTTGTATAATTGCAGTGTTGAAAGCACCGTGTCTATTCCTGTTTCGTGGACACCTGAAAATGATGTAGTTTTTTCAACTGACCTTAATAATGATCTTGTGTTAACATGGGATGAACCAAATTGCAAGGAATGTGAATCGAAACGAAATTTTTGTGGATTTAAGAATGCAACTACTGGAGAAATCCAATGCTTTGATGCTCATGGATCAGGTAAATATTTCTCCATTTATAGTCTCTTCGCATTTGTCCTTCAATATTTTTCCAATGTTATCGATCAACCATGCTCAAGTTTGCAGTAAACATTAAGTCTGTTGTTCTTCAATAGCTCGGTGTGTCTTGGGCTAAACCAGTCTGAAGATACTATTAACCTATTGTGTTACTGTCTATTTTGAGTCAAGTCTGCACAGTTTTCGCTTAACATTGATCCTACACTAATAAAAACATCCATACACCTTATATTCAAAGGATTCATTATACTTAGCTTGATCCTCAACCTATTAATAAGTAATGTCAAGTTTGCCCTTCTTATATATAGTAATCCAATTCAAACTTTATGAAGGACTAATTCAGACATTTATATTATGTATTATTCCACTAACTTTAAAATCGGTTGAGGTCGTGCATAAGACAACTTTATCACCTAaaaagtttgttattttattgaACAACTTAATGTATTTAGATTTAATGAATGATTTGGAATATAATAAAAGTAACATTCATTTGTCTTAACGTTACTATGATTTTTTACTTGCAGACCGTATAAAAATATTCCGAATTATTGCACTAGCCTTAGTGATACCAGCCATTTTATGTTCAATGTGTGTGGCATTTTACATCTGTTATGACCAAAGGCGAGAGATCCGGCAATCGTTGTTTGATCTCCCGACCACTAATGCTGGTGGAGCAGCGATTGCACCACATGAAGCGGAAACCACTACAGGCCTCGATGATTCGACTATAGAATCGTACACAAAAGTTGTCCTAGGAGAAAGTCGGAGAGTTCCAGGGAAAAATCATTTGACTTGCTCAATATGTCTAGCAGATTACCATCCAAAAGAGACAGTGAGATGCATACCTGAATGTGAGCATTGCTTTCATGCTGAATGCATTGATGAATGGTTAAAGATTAATGGGACGTGTCCTGTTTGTAGAAATAATCCTTCCCCTGTACATGTTAATTTTCTATAGCACATTATTTCCCCACATCTCTATTCTTGTCTGTACATGCACTTATCTTTCAAATtatacattttcttttgttagtgCTAGAAAAATAGGAAATTACAATCGAAGAAGAACCGACTTTGAAGCATGAAAAAATCGGCTTTTCTTCGAGAGACATAGTCCGTATACATGTTGAGAAAAATATAAGCAATTCTGTTCAGGTtacaacaaaattttcttatgCTACTTCAAAAGagtctttatatttataaaacttaaagaGATGATTTTCCATAACCGTCATATTCTTTCGCAAATAGATGTGTTACTCTATATATTAAAAACGATCTAGTAGTCCTTCActaatttataatgtttttcataatatagtACATTCTATGGGGAATTGAAGAATTATACACTTGAAGTAAATTTACATctcaagttcttcaaaattatacaaaacattaaaatttaaCATCGACTTTCAACCACTAAACCAAACACCTCCGCACATCAAATATTTCAAGTATCCTTTTCaaataatagtaaataaatagtACTACTATTTACTCAAAATCTTATTATTGTTAGGCATAGTGCACAATTAAAACATTAATAACCAACAAATATTGTGGTGAAGTGGAAGTACTACTTCATTCTTAATTAGATGTCTCGAATTTGAATCGCCTACCGGACACCGGATCAGATGTCTCGAATTTGAATCACCTGCCGGACACCGGATGGGAAACTAAAAATAACATCAATATATCATCTCTTTATTTGAGGacattaaaatgataaaataatatttttatcatgaTCTCAAATGATctcaagtatatatattattcttccTAAATAAagtaattcatatatatatatatccgaTTTTGTTGTAACTTTCTTCGTGATGATGCATTACTTTGATGtgcttaataatttttaattgatgcCAGTATAACTCACTTTGACAACTCCTGTCCAAAGATCACTGGTTACGAATTCAGTCAATATCATCAGTAGTAGAGGAAGAAGAGTAATACCCGTTTTTTACTTAGTCTTAATAGTTTAACAATTCAACTAGTGGTCTTCTTGTCTGTTTGTGATCTTCAACGGGCAATTCTAAGCACGTTTGACACTATCTGAGAAACAACATTTCTTCAAGAGGACTTCAATATAGGGACACtgttaaaagtaatataaacaATGGCCAATAGTTTTTCAGAATAGTCATATTCTTTCATGAACAAATGTATCTGTTTAATTTAAGACTACTATATTACAAACAATCTAATCTATCAGTTACTTAGATTGTTTTTTACAttccattttttgaaataaatattgtataactCAATTCAAACCTGTGCATATATTTGTCCATTGAACG belongs to Solanum stenotomum isolate F172 chromosome 1, ASM1918654v1, whole genome shotgun sequence and includes:
- the LOC125857443 gene encoding putative RING-H2 finger protein ATL21A, encoding MDNLLVLSVSFLLFSSVYAKNDCPGVSICGNNPFEIRFPFGLERPQNQHCTYNTGFNLKCNNQGKAIINLPGAGDFYVRDINYLTQQIQLYDPYDCLPKRLTKFQLPSSSVFKPVYYRDYTFLTCSTDLIKSYYSVHIIGCMSNSTSSTLATSYGGFVLSTIESLYSCSVTSTVSLPVSWTYNEEDVFTSKLNNDLVLTWPETGSTKAIKIFRIVALSLVIPALMCSLVLTCYICYKKSQEAAALPNTSVGGAAVVPRPEMIIGLDDLTIESYTKVVVGESRRIPGPNHGICPICLAEYHPKETVRCIPECEHCFHAECIDEWLKIKGTCPVCRSNPSPVHLNFS
- the LOC125862378 gene encoding putative RING-H2 finger protein ATL21A; its protein translation is MDNMLVFFVSFLLFSSVYANYDCPLDSICGNNRFDIRFPFGLQGPQNLQHCTYPGFNLKCNNQGRGILNLPGAGDFYVRDINYLTQEIQLYDPSNCLPKRLIDFQMPSLSVFKSVSYRNYTFLTCSTDLVRSRFSVIDCMSNSTISTLATSSISLANQMKMLYNCSVESTVSIPVSWTPENDVVFSTDLNNDLVLTWDEPNCKECESKRNFCGFKNATTGEIQCFDAHGSGNADRIKIFRIIALALVIPAILCSMCVAFYICYDQRREIRQSLFDLPTTNAGGAAIAPHEAETTTGLDDSTIESYTKVVLGESRRVPGKNHLTCSICLADYHPKETVRCIPECEHCFHAECIDEWLKINGTCPVCRNNPSPVHVNFL
- the LOC125862369 gene encoding putative RING-H2 finger protein ATL21A, producing the protein MDILKFISFSFLLCLTVYAGYDCPDSICGNNHFDIRFPFGIEGRQNLQNCSYPGFSLICSDQGRSILSLPGAGDYYVRDIDYGTQEIQLHDPSDCLPKRLMNFSTSFSSSSPFKAVAYRNYTFLTCSTNSVLSRLNVISCLSNSTTSTLATTSPSVASQMISLYSCSIINSSSVPASWAFQYQSDFLTDLITDLVLTWDEPNCQECEVNQGVCGFKNAIIREIQCFDSPGTGNKRPVQQVLKFIAITLLIPGITCLIGVSCYFCLEYSRSSRASGSIQSITTRTTVAPQPATGLDDSTIESYTKVVLGESGRVPGPNHGSCPICLAEYHPKEIVKCIPECEHCFHAECIDEWLKINGSCPVCRNNPSPARVTSLLLSA